The genomic segment ATAAAAAAGCCAACTCCCCAAAAAGGAGTTAGCTTTCTAAATTTCTGTCGCTTTTATTGTTCAAAGGTAATGTGTTTTGGATATGATACTGGTTTTTTGGAGAGGCTAAAGAGCCAGGGCAGTACATAATAGTCTAAACCGAAAGCACGACCGGCTCCACCTAAAAGAGCAAAGGAACCGACGAACAGCATTAATGGATCCCAGATTGGGCCGCCCCATGCTGCCATGATAAAGCTTGCACTCATTGCCATAGTACCTAAGGCAGCCAGAACTGTAAAGAGACCAAAAATCAGCAACAGACCAAGACCGATTTCAGTAATTACAATTACTTTTTGTAAGAAGATCTGGTGAGGTACAACAAAAGTCTTCATCAAAGAAACATACCACTGTGGAGTACCCTCGCCCCACAGCACAGAAGAAGCACCGGATGCTAACTTTTCCCATTCACCGAACCAACCATCCTGTATTTTATGAATACCTTCTGTTAAGAACCGCAGGCCGATAATTATACGTAGCAATATCAACCAGAAAGCATTAATTTTTTTGGACATATGACGTACTAACACACCGATTCCCCCTTTTATTTCACTAAATTCATGTGCAATATATTCCCAGACTAATTTAAAACCATTAACCTCCCACAGATAGTGCATATCAACCAGATGTTTCATCATCATGGCCACAAACCCCCACATTGGGATTCCCATTATATCTGCCACTGCATAGTTACCACCGATAGAAACCATGACACCATGAAGTTTTGGTTTTAGAGGTTTCTTTTCTTGACCCTTAAGATCTGCTACAATATTTTTAGCAGCAGTTTTAGCGGTTTGCATAGCGGCCTCAACCAATGCAGGGAGAACCATTCCTTTTTCATCTATAAAAAAGGAGTTATCTCCTACAGCATATACATTTTCATAGCAGGTTTGACAGTATTCATTTACTTCAATCCTATCCCGCTTGTTTAATGGTAAGCCAAGATTTTTCACAAAGTTGTTTGCCTTGACTCCACCGGTCCAGATTAAGGTTCTGGTGGGAATAGTCTCATTTTCTAAAACAATATGCTCAGGATGTACTTCACAGATCGGTGAGTTGGTCTTAATCTCAACATTAAGTGTATTGGTTAAATATTCTATTGCACGATCAACCAGGCCTTTCTTTTTCAGGACAGGTAAAATATTTGGCAAAGCTTCGACAACGATCAGGCGAACATCATCCCGATCTACATTATAAATTTGACAGAGATCTCTAACCCATTCTGCTAATTCTCCTATCATTTCGATACCGGTAAAACCACCGCCACCTACAACGAAGGTTAACATAGCTTCTCTTTTTTTAGGATCAACTTCTTGAGAAGCAGCTATAAACATAGAGCGGATATGAGCTTTGATCTTTTTAGCATCTTCTAAAGACCAGAGTGTAAGGCTATGCTCTTTCATACCAGGGATACCATAATAGGTAGGTTCACTACCTGTACCAATAATCAGATAATCATAATTATACTGACCATTGCTCCCCTTAAGGATTTGTTTTTCAAAATCAATGCTTTTAATCTGATCCTCTACAACTTCGATCTTTGTTCCCTCAAAAACATCTTTCAAGGAGATCTGGACATCACTGGGTCGTATCCGGTTGCCAGCTACTTCATGTAACTGAGTTAACAGTACATGAAAGGGGCTTTGAGAAATCAATCGAACCCGCACAGTCGGGTCTTTACATAACTTTTTGTGAAGCGTTTTAGCGGCCGTAACACCTGCATAACCTGCTCCCAGGATGACAATTTCTTTTAACTTATTCATTTAATTAAATCAACCTCCTTTTTATTTGATCATATTAAAAATGGAAATTGATTATTATATATAAGAATGAGCAGTATTACGAAAAATACTTTTTGCTGAAAACATAGTTGATTAGTAGGATTTAATGGAGAAAAAAAATAAGATTTTTTTATTGCTTACAAAAAACTTAAATAATTTTTTCACAAAAAGTTTTAAATTTTCATTAAAGATTATTCGACACAGGCAGGAAAAATCCTTTGTATGGCGAAATAAAAATATCGTAAATTTATAGTAATGGACTATGAATTTACATCCAAAATTGATTAGAGAAAGGAGGTGTATGTGTTGAAAAGATTTTCAATAATTGTATTAGTAATCATGTTGATGGTAGGTGTTTTGGCCAACCTGTCTCTGGCAG from the Anoxybacter fermentans genome contains:
- a CDS encoding NAD(P)/FAD-dependent oxidoreductase, whose product is MNKLKEIVILGAGYAGVTAAKTLHKKLCKDPTVRVRLISQSPFHVLLTQLHEVAGNRIRPSDVQISLKDVFEGTKIEVVEDQIKSIDFEKQILKGSNGQYNYDYLIIGTGSEPTYYGIPGMKEHSLTLWSLEDAKKIKAHIRSMFIAASQEVDPKKREAMLTFVVGGGGFTGIEMIGELAEWVRDLCQIYNVDRDDVRLIVVEALPNILPVLKKKGLVDRAIEYLTNTLNVEIKTNSPICEVHPEHIVLENETIPTRTLIWTGGVKANNFVKNLGLPLNKRDRIEVNEYCQTCYENVYAVGDNSFFIDEKGMVLPALVEAAMQTAKTAAKNIVADLKGQEKKPLKPKLHGVMVSIGGNYAVADIMGIPMWGFVAMMMKHLVDMHYLWEVNGFKLVWEYIAHEFSEIKGGIGVLVRHMSKKINAFWLILLRIIIGLRFLTEGIHKIQDGWFGEWEKLASGASSVLWGEGTPQWYVSLMKTFVVPHQIFLQKVIVITEIGLGLLLIFGLFTVLAALGTMAMSASFIMAAWGGPIWDPLMLFVGSFALLGGAGRAFGLDYYVLPWLFSLSKKPVSYPKHITFEQ